The DNA region CACTTCGTCGCCGTTGGACAGCGCGACGGAGTCGATGCGCTCACGGTTGACGTAGGTGCCGTTCAAGCTGCCCACATCCCCGACCGTGAAGCTGCCGTCGGGGCTCCTGCGGAACTCCACGTGCCGCCTCGACACCGTCACGTCGTCGAGGAAGATGTCGCTCTGCGGGTGGCGGCCGGCCGTGGTCAGCTCACCGTCCAGCAGGAAGCGGCTGCCGGAGTTCGGACCGCGACGCACCACCAGGAGCGCCGAGCCGAGCGGAAGGGCATCGACGGCGGCCTGCGCCTCGGGCGAGAGGGACGGCACTGCCGTCTGCCCGGTGGCCTCCGCCTCGTATGCCTCAAGACCGGAGATGGAGATGGTCGAGGTCGTCTCCGAGGCACGCTCGGGAACCCCGCCCTTCAGCGGCGCACCGCAGTTGGAGCAGAAACGACTGGCCTCGGCGTTGCGATGCCCGCACCTCGTACAGACCGGCATGGACGAACCCTCCTGCCTGGGGGCGAACTCTCCACCCGTACTCGAGGTCGGCGATTCTCCGAAACCTATGCGGCCGGGACCGGCATGGTCAACAGACGACGCGCCGGATGCTCCCGAATTGTCACTGCCCGTACCCGACACCTGATCGCGGAAGAGCGGGCGCTCCGTGCCCTGCTCGTCTGCCTGGCCATGGCGCGGTGCGCGATGGCGGGCAGCCTCGTCGCGAGCGCTCTTGCCGAACAACTTCCCAAACAACTTCACGGGCGATTCCCCTTGACCGAAATAGACCCGCCCGTGGGGCAGGACGAACCCTGAATGAACACACCTGCCGACCCGGACATCTTCACAACGTCCGTATCCACTCGACAGTTTCCACCACGCACCACCAATACGATGCGGCGACCCCCCGCAACCTCGTGCCCGTATCCGTCGCTCCCTCCGCGCCGCGGCCTCACGGGGATGACGACCGAGCGTAGTCAGGCTGCTTCGCCGGTCGCAAGGCATCCACGACGATGTCGTCGACCTGCGCGATCTGCACGGTGGCCTGCTCCTTCTCCAGTGTCTGCACCACGCCGCCCGGGATGTTCAGCGCCGGCTCCAGATCCTGGGGCTTGCCGATCACCTCGAAGACGTACGGCGCGGTGATCTTACGGTCGTCAACCCTGACGTTGCCGCCGTCACCGGAGAAGTACGTATTGGCCACCACGCGCACCCCGTTGACCTCGATCGCCTCGGCGCCCGCCGCCCGCAGCTCCTGGAGCGCGTCGAGCAGCATGTCCGCCTTCACCCCGTCCCCGGGGTCGTTGACGGTGAGCGTTATCCCCGGCCCGTGCGCCGCCACGGTGCCCGCGAGAACACCGAGTTGCCGCTCCTTCTCCACCGTCTGCTTACGCGCCTCCTCGGCCTGGTCGGAGCTGTTCTCCAGCTCCGTGCGCTGAGCGCCCAGCCGCTGCTTCTCGTCCTCCAGGCGCTGTGTCCGGTCGTCCAGCTCGTCGAGGATCCGGACCAGGTCCTCCTGCCGGGCACCCCGCAGTGCGCTGTTGTCGCTGTTGGACCGCACCTGAATGGCCAGTCCGAGACCGAGCACGAACAGCAGTAGCGCGACGATGAGTTGGGCCCGCGTCACCCGCGGCGGCCACAGTCCCGCGATCAGCCGCTGACGACCGGTGAGTTCCTTGGCGGAGCCTGCCGTCGGCTCGTCGGCCTTCTCCGTGTCGCCGGGAAGTTCTTCGTTGCTCATCGGCCTCAGGCCCTGAAGACGTGCCGGCGGATGGCCGCGGCGTTGGAGAAGATCCGGATCCCGAGCACAACCACCACACCGGTGGACAGCTGCGCTCCGACGCCCAGCTTGTCGCCCAGGAACACGATCAGCGCGGCCACCACGACGTTCGAAAGGAACGACACGACGAACACCTTGTCGACAAAGATCCCGTCGAGCATGGCGCGCAGACCGCCGAAGACTGCGTCGAGGGCAGCCACGACGGCGATCGGGAGATAGGGCTCGACCACCGCCGGCACCTCGGGCCGGACCAACAGTCCGACCACGACTCCCACGACGAGGCCCAGTACGGCGATCACGATGTGCCCTTCCCTGTGTCTGCCGCACCACTGCCGGTGTCTGCGGCCTTATAAGGCTCTGCTGTACGTACGATCAGGCTCGGCGCGACCGGAAGGCTCACCTTCTGCTGCGCGGACAGGCTCGTCCGGATGTCGAAGGTGTCCTTGAGCGCCTGCAGATACTGACCGTCGGCACTGTCCTGGAACGCGGTGCCGAGTCGCTTCCCGTTCCCCACCGCGAGCACCGTGTACGGCGGAACGAGCGGTCTGTTGTCGACCAGTATGGCGTCGCCCGCCGCGCGGATCGCCGACAGGGCCGTCAGACGCTGCCCGTTGATCGCGATCGCCTCCGCGCCGGACTGCCACAGCCCGTTGACGACCCGCTGGAGGTCCCGGTCGCGGACCCGCCCGGTGTCGGCGAATCCGCTGGTCTCCCTCGGTCCGCCGCCGCCCTGGTCGGTGTCCTTGGCGTCGTCGACGACGAGTTTCACTCCGGGGCCTTCCACCGGGGTCGCCCCGGCGAGCAGCGCCACCCGTTCTCCCTGGTCCCCGCCGTGCTTCTCCAACGCCTTGCGCTGGCGCCTGCCCACGTCGTCCCGGAGCTTGTCCACCTGCGCCTCGAGGCTGTCGGCCGCCGCCGTCTCGTCGTCGATGCGGTCGATCAGCTCCTGGCGCTCCTTGGCGAGGACCGGTGCGGAGACGCGCGCCTCCGCGGCCCCGAGCGTGACGACGAGGGCCGCGAGCACCAGACATGCAGCGAGGCCGAGTTTCGACTTGAGCGTACGGGGCAGGTCCGCGCTCCCGTCGGCCTTGCGACGCGCCGATGCCTCGGCGTATCCGTCGTCCAGGCTGTGGTCCATCACATTGGTCAGCAGCGACATGGACGCGTCGGGACGCGCGGGAGGCGAGGCGGTACTCCGATCGGGGGGCTGCTGCGACATGCCGCACATCGTCGCACGTCGCCGCTGCTACCGCCGAATGGCCCCACCGGTGTGCCCGCATGCGCCGCTGGACGCCTCCGGACACACCGGAAGAACCGTCACTGACCTGCGCTGTCCACGACCGTCGCCCATTCGTCCAGCAGCGCCTGTGCGGAGGCGTCGTCCGGCCCCTCGGCCCACAAATGGGTGACCGCCTCGGCCCGGTCCGGCAGCACCATCACCCACCGCCCGTCGGCCTCGACCACCCGCACCCCGTCCGTCGTGTCGACGCTGCGGTCACCGGCGGCCTCCACGACCCGGCGCATGACCAGGCCCTTGACGGCCCAGGGGGTGGCGAGGTCACGACGCAGGACATGCGCACGGGGAATGCGGGCATCGATCTGGCTGAGCGTGAGTTGAGTCCTGGCGACGAGGCCGAGCAGCCTCACGAACGCGGCCGACCCGTCGAAGACACTGCTGAATTCGGGAACGATGAAGCCCCCGCGCCCGTCTCCACCGAAGATGGTGCCTTCCTCGCGTCCCACACGCGTCAGATCGTCGGGCGATGTCGTCGTCCATTCGACCTGCGTGCCGTGGTACGCCGCGACCTGCTCGGCGACGCGTGTCGTGGTGACCGGCAACGCCACCCGCCCGCTGCGCCGCTCGGCCGCCACGAGGTCGAGCATCACGAGGAGCGCCCGGTCGTCCTCGACGATCCTGCCCCGCTCGTCGACCAGGGAAAGCCGCTCACCCACCGGGTCGAACCGCACGCCGAACGCGGCCCGCGCCGAGGAGACGATCTCGCCCAGCCGCACCAGTCCGGAGCGCCGGGTCTCGGCGGACTCGGTGGGCCGTGATTCGTCGAGACCGGGGTTGATGGTCAACGCGTCGACACCGAGCCGCCCCAGCAAACTCGGGAGTACGAGCCCGGCACTCCCGTTGGAGGCGTCGACGACCACTTTGAGCCCCGCATCGGCGATCCCCGCGGTGTCGACGTTCCGCAGCAGCGATCCGGTGTACGAGTCGAAGACACTGGACGGGAAGTGCAGATCGCCGATTTCGCCCGGGAAGGCACGGCGGTATTCCTGACGTGCGTAGACCCGGTCCAGCTTCCGCTGCCGCGCCTGCGACAGGTCCGCTCCCCGCTCGTCGATGAACATGATGTCGACCGAGTCGGGTACGCCGGGAGACGTACGGATCATGATCCCGCCGGCGCTGCCCCGCGCGGTCTGCTGGCGCGCGACGGGCAGCGGTACGTTCTCCAGGTCCCGGACATCGATGGCGCTGGCCTGAAGAGCCGAGATCACCGCTCGCTTCAGGGCACGGGCACCGCGGGAGTGATCACGTGCGGTGGTGACCGTCGAGCCCTTCTTCAGGGTCGTCGCATAGGCGCCGGCGAGCCGGACCGCCAGTTCCGGCGTGATCTCGACATTCAGGATCCCGGACACGCCACGGGCGCCGAAGAGATGAGCCTGTCCGCGCGATTCCCAGATCACCGAGGTGTTGACGAAGGCGCCGGCCTCGACGGTCTTGAACGGGTAGACACGGACATTGCCCTGAATGATCGACTCCTCACCGATCAGGCACTCGTCCCCGATGACCGCGCCGTCCTCGATACGGGCCGCCCGCATGACGTCGGTATTCTTGCCGATCACGCATCCGCGCAAATTGCTGTGCTGACCGATGTATACGTTGTCGTGCACCACGGCCTTGTGCAGGAACGCGCCGCTCTTGACGACGACGTTCGATCCGATGACTGTGTGCTCGCGAATCTCCGCACCAGCTTCGACCTTTGCGTAGTCCCCGATGTAGAGAGGTCCGCGCAACACCGCGTCGGGATGCACTTCCGCACCTTCCGCGACCCAGACGCCCGGAGAGATCTCGAAGCCGTCGATGTCGACATCGACCTTGCGTTCAAGAACATCGGCCTGCGCCTTCACATAGCTCTCGTGGGTGCCGACGTCCTCCCAGTAGCCCTCGGCGATGTAGCCGTAGATGGGCTTGCCTTCCTTCATGAGCTGAGGGAAGACATCCCCGGACCAGTCCACCGAGACGTCGGCTTCGACATAGTCGAATACCTCGGGCTCCATGACGTAGATGCCGGTGTTGACGGTGTCCGAGAAGACCTGGCCCCAGGTGGGCTTTTCCAGGAAGCGCTCGACCTGGCCGCCCTCGTCCACAATCGTGATGCCGAATTCCAGGGGGTTCGGAACACGGGTCAGACACACCGTGACCAGACCGCCCTTTTCCTTGTGGAAGGCGATGAGATCGGTGAGATCGAAGTCGGTGAGTGCATCACCGGAAATGACGAGGAAGGTGTCGTCCTTCAGTGCTTCCTCGGCATTCTTCACGCTCCCCGCGGTGCCGAGGGGTTTCTCCTCGTTGGCATAACTGAGCTCCATCCCGAGCTCTTCGCCGTCCCCGAAGTAGTTCTTGACCAGCGAGGCAAGAAACTGGACCGTTACGACGGTCTCATTCAGCCCGTGCCGCTTGAGCAGCCGAAGCACGTGCTCCATGATCGGCCGATTGGCTACGGGCAGAAGCGGCTTGGGCATGCTTGAGGTCATGGGGCGAAGGCGAGTGCCTTCGCCGCCAGCCATCACGACGGCCTTCATGTCGGAAACGTCCTCCTTGAAGAGACGACGGTCTAGCCGACTTCGCCCGTCGGGGCACCATCCGGGTCATCAGCGGCGGGCCGGCCACACTGCGCGGCACCGCATCAACGAGCTCAATCGGCTGCTACATCCGCCTTGACGAGGCGGCGGACCTGAACCACGTAGAGGATCCCTGCCCACCAATAGAGCGTTGTACCCCAACCTGCGAACGCCCATCCGAAAATAGCGGCCAGCGATGCAAGCCAACCACTTCCGTCGCTGAGCAGCAACAAGGGGAACGCGTACATCAGGTTGAACGTGGCCGCCTTCCCCAGGAAGTTCACCTGGGGCGGCGGATAGCCGTGACGCCGCAGGATTCCGACCATCACGAGGAGCATCAGCTCACGGGCAACAAGCGCTGCGGTGAGCCACAGCGGCAGGATCTCCCGCCAGGTCAGGCCGACGAGGGTCGAGAGAATGTAGAGGCGATCCGCAGCAGGATCCAGGAGCCGGCCGAGGTTGCTGATCTGGTTCCACCGGCGGGCGAGCTTACCGTCGAGGTAGTCGCTGATTCCGCTGAGCATCAACACCAGCAGGGCCCAGCTGTCGCTCTGGGGGCCGCCGAACACGGGGCGAAGGATCAGCCACAGGAAGAGCGGAACCCCTACAAGGCGAGCCATGCTGAGGATGTTGGGGATGGTGAGTACCCGGTCCGTCTGAACCCGAGTCTCCTGGACCTCCACCCGGGGGCCTCCTGTGAAGAACGTGCCAATGATGCCCCCTGACCTTACCCTCAGCCATCGCTCTCGGATGCACAGGGGTGACGCAAGGATCTCGTGAACGCAGAAAAGCCCCGTGCCACAAGGGCACGGGGCTTTCCACAATGATTGTTCGGCGGCGTCCTACTCTCCCACAGGGTCCCCCCTGCAGTACCATCGGCGCTGAAAGGCTTAGCTTCCGGGTTCGGAATGTAACCGGGCGTTTCCCTAACGCAATGACCACCGAAACACTATGAAATTAACCAACACCGGAAAAACACGGCCGTTCGTTATTTCAGAACTAACACAGTGGACGCGAGCAACTGAGGACAAGCCCTCGGCCTATTAGTACCAGTCAGCTCCACCCGTTACCGGGCTTCCACATCTGGCCTATCAACCCAGTCGTCTACTGGGAGCCTTAACCCCTCAAAGGGGGTGGGAATACTCATCTCGAAGCAGGCTTCCCGCTTAGATGCTTTCAGCGGTTATCCTTTCCGAACGTAGCCAACCAGCCATGCCCTTGGCAGAACAACTGG from Streptomyces sp. NBC_01591 includes:
- a CDS encoding CDP-alcohol phosphatidyltransferase family protein: MEVQETRVQTDRVLTIPNILSMARLVGVPLFLWLILRPVFGGPQSDSWALLVLMLSGISDYLDGKLARRWNQISNLGRLLDPAADRLYILSTLVGLTWREILPLWLTAALVARELMLLVMVGILRRHGYPPPQVNFLGKAATFNLMYAFPLLLLSDGSGWLASLAAIFGWAFAGWGTTLYWWAGILYVVQVRRLVKADVAAD
- a CDS encoding mannose-1-phosphate guanyltransferase — protein: MKAVVMAGGEGTRLRPMTSSMPKPLLPVANRPIMEHVLRLLKRHGLNETVVTVQFLASLVKNYFGDGEELGMELSYANEEKPLGTAGSVKNAEEALKDDTFLVISGDALTDFDLTDLIAFHKEKGGLVTVCLTRVPNPLEFGITIVDEGGQVERFLEKPTWGQVFSDTVNTGIYVMEPEVFDYVEADVSVDWSGDVFPQLMKEGKPIYGYIAEGYWEDVGTHESYVKAQADVLERKVDVDIDGFEISPGVWVAEGAEVHPDAVLRGPLYIGDYAKVEAGAEIREHTVIGSNVVVKSGAFLHKAVVHDNVYIGQHSNLRGCVIGKNTDVMRAARIEDGAVIGDECLIGEESIIQGNVRVYPFKTVEAGAFVNTSVIWESRGQAHLFGARGVSGILNVEITPELAVRLAGAYATTLKKGSTVTTARDHSRGARALKRAVISALQASAIDVRDLENVPLPVARQQTARGSAGGIMIRTSPGVPDSVDIMFIDERGADLSQARQRKLDRVYARQEYRRAFPGEIGDLHFPSSVFDSYTGSLLRNVDTAGIADAGLKVVVDASNGSAGLVLPSLLGRLGVDALTINPGLDESRPTESAETRRSGLVRLGEIVSSARAAFGVRFDPVGERLSLVDERGRIVEDDRALLVMLDLVAAERRSGRVALPVTTTRVAEQVAAYHGTQVEWTTTSPDDLTRVGREEGTIFGGDGRGGFIVPEFSSVFDGSAAFVRLLGLVARTQLTLSQIDARIPRAHVLRRDLATPWAVKGLVMRRVVEAAGDRSVDTTDGVRVVEADGRWVMVLPDRAEAVTHLWAEGPDDASAQALLDEWATVVDSAGQ
- a CDS encoding DUF881 domain-containing protein, translated to MSQQPPDRSTASPPARPDASMSLLTNVMDHSLDDGYAEASARRKADGSADLPRTLKSKLGLAACLVLAALVVTLGAAEARVSAPVLAKERQELIDRIDDETAAADSLEAQVDKLRDDVGRRQRKALEKHGGDQGERVALLAGATPVEGPGVKLVVDDAKDTDQGGGGPRETSGFADTGRVRDRDLQRVVNGLWQSGAEAIAINGQRLTALSAIRAAGDAILVDNRPLVPPYTVLAVGNGKRLGTAFQDSADGQYLQALKDTFDIRTSLSAQQKVSLPVAPSLIVRTAEPYKAADTGSGAADTGKGTS
- a CDS encoding DUF881 domain-containing protein, translating into MSNEELPGDTEKADEPTAGSAKELTGRQRLIAGLWPPRVTRAQLIVALLLFVLGLGLAIQVRSNSDNSALRGARQEDLVRILDELDDRTQRLEDEKQRLGAQRTELENSSDQAEEARKQTVEKERQLGVLAGTVAAHGPGITLTVNDPGDGVKADMLLDALQELRAAGAEAIEVNGVRVVANTYFSGDGGNVRVDDRKITAPYVFEVIGKPQDLEPALNIPGGVVQTLEKEQATVQIAQVDDIVVDALRPAKQPDYARSSSP
- a CDS encoding small basic family protein, whose product is MIAVLGLVVGVVVGLLVRPEVPAVVEPYLPIAVVAALDAVFGGLRAMLDGIFVDKVFVVSFLSNVVVAALIVFLGDKLGVGAQLSTGVVVVLGIRIFSNAAAIRRHVFRA
- a CDS encoding FHA domain-containing protein, with protein sequence MKLFGKLFGKSARDEAARHRAPRHGQADEQGTERPLFRDQVSGTGSDNSGASGASSVDHAGPGRIGFGESPTSSTGGEFAPRQEGSSMPVCTRCGHRNAEASRFCSNCGAPLKGGVPERASETTSTISISGLEAYEAEATGQTAVPSLSPEAQAAVDALPLGSALLVVRRGPNSGSRFLLDGELTTAGRHPQSDIFLDDVTVSRRHVEFRRSPDGSFTVGDVGSLNGTYVNRERIDSVALSNGDEVQIGKYRLVFYASQRGI